One window of Opisthocomus hoazin isolate bOpiHoa1 chromosome 13, bOpiHoa1.hap1, whole genome shotgun sequence genomic DNA carries:
- the LOC142363025 gene encoding olfactory receptor 14J1-like, with translation MTNDSSITQFLLLAFADTRELQLLHFWLLLVIYLAAVLGNGLIITAIACDHHLHTPMYFFLLNLSLIDLGSTSTTLPNAITNSLWNTRAISYWGCAAQVFLFVFFISSEFYLLTVMAYDRYIAICKPLHYGTLLGSRACVHMAAAAWGSGILDAVLHTASTFSVPLCQGNSVEQFFCEIPQLLKLACSESYLRELGVLVLSACLSFGCFVFIVLSYVQIFKAVMSIPSQHGRCKAFSTCLPHLAVVSLFMSIGTFAYLKTPSVSSPSLDLVVAVLYSVVPPVMNPLIYSMRNQELKDAVWKLMVGYF, from the coding sequence ATGACCAAcgacagctccatcacccagttcctcctcctggcattcgcagacacacgggagctgcagctcttgcacttctggctcttactggtcatctacctggctgccgTCCTGGGCAATGgactcatcatcactgccatagcctgcgaccaccatctccacacccccatgtacttcttcctcctcaacctctccctcatcgacCTGGGTTCCACCTCCACGACTCTGCCCAATGCGAtaaccaattccctctggaataccagggccatctcctactgGGGGTGTGCTGCCCAAGTCtttctatttgtctttttcatttcatcagagttttatctgcttacggtcatggcctatgaccgctacattgccatctgcaaacccctgcactacgggaccctcctgggaagcagagcttgtgtccacatggcagcagctgcctggggcagtgggattcttgatgctgtgctgcacacggcCAGTACATTTTCAGTACCACTCTGCCAAGGCAATTCTGTGGAgcaattcttctgtgaaatcccccagctcCTCAAGCTTGCCTGCTCAGAATCCTACCTCAGGGAACTTGGGGTCCTTGTGCTTAGTGCCTGTttatcttttgggtgttttgttttcattgtgctatcctatgtgcagatcttcaaggCCGTGATGAGCATTCCCTCTCAGCACGGACGatgcaaagccttttccacatgcctccctcacctggctgtggtgtcTCTGTTTATGAGTATCGGTACATTTGCCTACCTGAAGACTCCCTCCGTCTCCTCCCCGTCCCTGGACCTGGTGGTGGCAGTGCtgtactcggtggttcctcctgtcatgaaccccctcatctacagcatgaggaaccaggagctcaaggatgcaGTGTGGAAACTAATGGTTGGATACTTTTAA